From Euwallacea fornicatus isolate EFF26 chromosome 35, ASM4011564v1, whole genome shotgun sequence, a single genomic window includes:
- the LOC136348776 gene encoding aquaporin AQPcic-like, whose product MDKIIKIRDGTSPLERTILCAGEVVATAILMFVGCMGGVTGLSGEVTSAGQSGLVFGFAVLIAITAFGHISQAHINPAVTVGAVVLGNFPLINLPIYFMGQMVGAVTGFALLMLVTPLEYVGNHVNSINGTLQKKAGVCSPTMHPDITLVQAFIVEFLSTLILLLVCAAVWDHRNSDKVDSAPVKFAFTVAALSIAVGSYTGCHMNPARSFAPALLNGDWEYHWLYWAAPILGSIAGASMYRFIFSKK is encoded by the exons ATGgacaaaataatcaaaatcagAGATGGAACGTCCCCATTGGAGAGGACTATTTTGTGTGCTGGAGAAGTAGTCGCGACCGCCATCTTGATGTTTGTGGGGTGCATGGGTGGAGTAACGGGACTCTCTGGAGAGGTCACTTCTGCGGGGCAGTCGGGACTCGTTTTTGGTTTCGCAGTATTGATTGCCATCACG GCGTTTGGACATATATCCCAAGCGCACATCAACCCAGCGGTTACTGTGGGAGCAGTGGTATTGGGCAATTTCCCTTTAATTAACCTCCCAATATATTTCATGGGTCAAATGGTTGGGGCAGTAACGGGCTTCGCCCTTCTCATG CTAGTAACCCCGTTGGAATACGTTGGAAATCACGTCAACAGCATCAACGGAACTCTGCAGAAGAAAGCAGGGGTGTGTTCACCAACAATGCATCCAGATATAACCCTAGTTCAGGCTTTTATAGTAGAATTCCTGTCTACTTTGATCTTGTTATTGGTTTGCGCAGCTGTGTGGGACCATAGAAACAGCGACAAAGTTGATTCCGCACCTGTAAAATTCGCCTTCACTGTCGCTGCTCTCTCCATAGCTGTA ggCTCTTATACCGGATGTCATATGAACCCTGCTAGGAGTTTCGCTCCTGCCCTTCTAAATGGCGATTGGGAATATCACTGG TTGTATTGGGCGGCTCCCATTCTGGGCAGCATCGCAGGAGCATCCATGTACCGgtttatattttcaaagaaatga
- the LOC136348774 gene encoding aquaporin AQPAe.a-like isoform X2, which yields MTTMDRVVLCAGEVVATAILVFLGCMGCVQDIAGGSIPHEQISFTFGLAVMVSVQVFGHVSGSHINPIVTVAAATLGNISLIQVPIYFVGQMFGALLGFGLLKLATPAKFMGNVVFAVNGTATKSLGVCSPQLHTAVSPFQGLLVEFLATLILALVCCGVWDHRNSNKHDSTAIRFGLTIAVLAMAAGPYTGANMNPARSFAPALFNGDWDNHWLYWVGPLLAGFVGALAYRLLFAKDPPPSKTDELAEEIPLNDRNKA from the exons ATGACCACCATGGACAGGGTGGTCCTGTGTGCCGGAGAAGTGGTAGCCACCGCGATTTTGGTCTTTTTGGGCTGTATGGGATGTGTCCAGGATATTGCAGGAGGTTCTATCCCTCACGAGCAGATATCGTTCACCTTCGGTCTGGCAGTGATGGTGTCAGTTCAA gtaTTTGGCCATGTCTCTGGATCTCACATCAACCCGATTGTAACAGTGGCAGCGGCCACATTGGGCAACATATCTCTGATCCAGGTCCCCATTTATTTCGTGGGACAAATGTTCGGGGCCCTACTCGGGTTCGGACTGCTCAAG TTGGCGACACCTGCGAAATTTATGGGAAACGTCGTGTTTGCGGTGAACGGGACCGCTACCAAATCACTAGGAGTATGTTCTCCACAGCTTCACACAGCTGTGAGTCCATTCCAGGGACTTTTGGTAGAGTTTCTCGCAACTTTAATCTTGGCTCTGGTTTGTTGCGGGGTATGGGACCATCGCAACAGCAACAAGCACGATTCCACCGCCATTAGATTCGGGCTTACCATTGCCGTTCTCGCCATGGCTGCC GGACCTTACACCGGAGCTAACATGAACCCAGCAAGAAGCTTCGCTCCTGCcctcttcaacggtgactggGACAATCACTGG CTGTATTGGGTAGGCCCCCTTTTAGCCGGATTTGTAGGGGCTTTAGCTTACAGATTGCTCTTCGCCAAAGACCCGCCACCCTCAAAAACGGACGAATTGGCCGAGGAGATTCCTCTCAATGACCGTAACAAGGCTTAG
- the LOC136348774 gene encoding aquaporin AQPcic-like isoform X1 yields MARGKKIQIGDDMTTMDRVVLCAGEVVATAILVFLGCMGCVQDIAGGSIPHEQISFTFGLAVMVSVQVFGHVSGSHINPIVTVAAATLGNISLIQVPIYFVGQMFGALLGFGLLKLATPAKFMGNVVFAVNGTATKSLGVCSPQLHTAVSPFQGLLVEFLATLILALVCCGVWDHRNSNKHDSTAIRFGLTIAVLAMAAGPYTGANMNPARSFAPALFNGDWDNHWLYWVGPLLAGFVGALAYRLLFAKDPPPSKTDELAEEIPLNDRNKA; encoded by the exons GAAAGAAGATACAGATCGGCGACGACATGACCACCATGGACAGGGTGGTCCTGTGTGCCGGAGAAGTGGTAGCCACCGCGATTTTGGTCTTTTTGGGCTGTATGGGATGTGTCCAGGATATTGCAGGAGGTTCTATCCCTCACGAGCAGATATCGTTCACCTTCGGTCTGGCAGTGATGGTGTCAGTTCAA gtaTTTGGCCATGTCTCTGGATCTCACATCAACCCGATTGTAACAGTGGCAGCGGCCACATTGGGCAACATATCTCTGATCCAGGTCCCCATTTATTTCGTGGGACAAATGTTCGGGGCCCTACTCGGGTTCGGACTGCTCAAG TTGGCGACACCTGCGAAATTTATGGGAAACGTCGTGTTTGCGGTGAACGGGACCGCTACCAAATCACTAGGAGTATGTTCTCCACAGCTTCACACAGCTGTGAGTCCATTCCAGGGACTTTTGGTAGAGTTTCTCGCAACTTTAATCTTGGCTCTGGTTTGTTGCGGGGTATGGGACCATCGCAACAGCAACAAGCACGATTCCACCGCCATTAGATTCGGGCTTACCATTGCCGTTCTCGCCATGGCTGCC GGACCTTACACCGGAGCTAACATGAACCCAGCAAGAAGCTTCGCTCCTGCcctcttcaacggtgactggGACAATCACTGG CTGTATTGGGTAGGCCCCCTTTTAGCCGGATTTGTAGGGGCTTTAGCTTACAGATTGCTCTTCGCCAAAGACCCGCCACCCTCAAAAACGGACGAATTGGCCGAGGAGATTCCTCTCAATGACCGTAACAAGGCTTAG